The DNA segment ACACATCACTTCAGAAGGATCAACTCTTATATAGTTCCATTAGTTTCAAGTCCTGCTAAAATATCGGTGCCTTTCACATTTATTCAATTacagatgaaaaagaaagtaacTCTCACCCTCCAAGATAAAATAGCACGTGAAACTGAAGTTAGAAGAAAAAAGATTCCTACTAAGAATTACAGCCACCATCATACAACTGTAGCTGTATTAGAACTGATCAAGATTCAAGAACCTGAAAGAAATTCTACAGTCAAGCTAGAATAAAGTTTGCAAATTGAATTTGTTCCAAAGTAGTCATCACCACTACGCCTGAGAACTAAGCTCTAATTACAGTCTTTCACCTgagtatttttatctttatggatTTGTCTTCGGGTCAACAAAAGCATAACTTATTCAGCTAACACAGTTCCATTTTTGTTAGTATTTTATGGTTCTTTGAAGTACGCCATGTCAGTGGAAGCTCAGCTTAAGTCAGTAGAATGACAAAAAATACTTCAAGTTTGATGTcacatatttttttgaaaaaaaaggtgTAGTAGTAAATGAGAAGCCTTTCAAACGGATAAATCAACTTAATACATACATATAAGCAAGGAAATGGACAAATTCATCAAATGGACGTGGATTAAACATGTAACATTGTTTCTACTATGCTTATGTAGATGCATTCTAACAGATAATTCCGGATATAGAATATCAAAGCATCTTACCCTGAAGGTTTCCCATGAAGATGGAACATCCCTGTCAACTGTCACATTCATTCCTCCCCCATTCTCGGCAGATACATACTTCTGCGACGTCACTGACTTAAATTGCACCTCTGTCCCATCCTACACATTTTTCAATATAAGCACGCCAAACATAAGATAAGTCTCCATAAGCACGCCAAAGGGTCGTGTTTTTCATAGAAGAAAGGATAAACAAAATGCGAAGCAGCTCACAAGCATGTCTCCATTGGCAATGCCATCGAATAGTGAAGGCTTGATCCAACCTTCGATGACCAGCCACCCTCCTAAGTTCACTCCTCTCACTTTAGAACTCCCATGTAAACCCTCCACTAGGCAAGACCATTCAACACAACACGAGCCAAGTGAGACAATGTACTAAACACGTTGTCTTCGAAGAATAAATTACAGATAAGGCATGAAACTTTGAAGCTAACCGAGCAAACTTACCTGAATATACCCCAGAAGTGATGAGACAACAGCAGAGTAGGAATGCGCATGCCCATTTGGTGAAAACAAGTCCCATCAAGAATGTGGGCTTCAAAAGCATCCAGAAAGCAAAAATGCAGAATCCATCGTGGGAAAAAGCTCAGCTCCAATTATGTACAAGAGAAAACTCTAAGCTAACGCACCTTAAAGTCCTACTTGGTGGGTGAATGAATCTGTGAAATCCCTTCCTTATCACTCAGTTAATGCCAAATTCAACTTTGGGAACAAACATAAGAAGGTGATTGGGTTTTGGGATTGCTTCTCTCAACTCAGTTaacagaagaaaattgaaataaaaaataaaaaatgaaaaagaatgtcCCAGTTATATGAAAACACAGCCAATGAATTAAGgatgaaagaaaagaacaacCTTGCAGAGTGAGAAATGTAAGGGGAAAAGCGTTCTCTTCACACAGTTTGTAAACTAAAAAAGGAAACTTTACTTGTGGGGTTCTCCAATAtcaattgtaattaaataattaagtgaTTAATTAGGATCTGGCTTTGATAATCATGAATTGGACTAGCAGAAGAAAAAGAGGGGACTGAATTGGAAAGGCAAAGTAAAAGGTACAAGCGAAGAAAAGGACATGTTTGTTCCTTTGCTTTGCTTTATTATCTACAATTCTTCATTTTTCCATGGTAGAGTGATGGAACTGTTAGCTAGCTGCAACTAATTTCTTTCCCTCTTGGAATAGTTACGCTAATGCGCGAAATGAAGATAAAATGGTACAAGGAATCTCTTGCTCCTTTGAGGGCAATGATAACGGCTTCAACTTTGCACACAGATTTCAATACAGTTATTGTTCAGTATTATAGcgaaacacataaaaaaattattctttttggCTTGTGTTGTCAGAAATTAGATTCTCATCAAATCAAAGTTTTGGATTTGGGGTAAAGTTAGAGGACAATCAACgtgtgtttctttttattatatcattttctgttcaatttattattttttatgtgtctATTATTTATAGTTTACTGTCATTATTAATTTACTGCCccatctattttatttttccataatttgtttttctgtttgaaTGTTCAgtagatataaaagaaataaagtaaaattaaaaaatacatttctatTAAATACTCtaagtgtgtatatatatatatatatcttttaaatacatttctatccattttttatttcttttcttttctccattaAGTCGGATTGTAAATTAAacagtaattaaaatttaaaaattttaaaaattaaatttctaggCTGTTTAATAGAGATTTCATCTGTCTCAATCACCTGTATAGAAAATTGTAGGGAAGAATATAAATTCGAAACTtggcaaaaaaaattaaaataattatttacatttttaaagcagtataacaataaatattaaaaaatagttagattACAGAAAATGAGgtgaaacaaataattattggAAAACCGAGCCTAGTTGGAAGGAGTTTTATTCTTCTCctattttatttggtttaattttacGAATTTGAGACGCATTGACCGTCGATTTACAGAGTGACGTTAAccagaaattttaatttaaatcaataataaatataccttcgttttaatttttttattttaggataaaattataaaataaatagttgaaTTTGTCACATTTTTACATATTCCGATTCAgtttcataaattttacttttaaaactttaatttgtatttaaatttttcacaaGCTTTATCTTACCTACAAACACATACTAAAGACttctattttattctaattatttcttaaaatttaatactactactactaataataattctaCATATGTTCACTTTAGAATGatcatgtttctttttattgaacTCGTTGCATGTAAAAGCATTTTCAAGAAATAATGtcaaaacaaataaactttttgaggaaaagtataaataaatcgcgtctttaattaatttttacaatttttttatttctaaaatattattttatcatatgttAATAggtaaaaaaatcaaacaaataaaagaaaaatttattaaattattgatcTTTAATGAAAAGTATTTAATTGAAAGCTGGTAGAAAAGAATATTTATGAAAAGTTaataagttttaataataaaattaaacctGTATGTACCTATTACAAAAggaataaagtttgaaaatgaattggaacaaaattaaagttaaaaaagcCTAATAATTGATAAGacaaaaaaattgagaatattataaataaaatagtttaaaatcttaatatttaaaagaaggaaagttTAAGGGGTTAAATGCTACTTTCCCTAATATTAACGTGAAAAAGTCAAAAAagagtttttgttttatagaaaaaacaaaagaatagaGAAAATAGACTAATAGGAACGTATAGTTAGGGTAAGGGTTAATAGGGAGAAATTATATAGTTTGACTTGTCAACTTAAATTACACTGTATTCTTCTTAATttgtacaaaaattatataatttgacttTATGGTCAACCTAAATTACACTGCATTGTTCTTAATTTGTACACAAATTCTGTCacatctttcctttttcttttttacctcATAAATTATATAACAGTAAAAAATTGTGAGGAAAATAGTGTAAAACAATTGCTACTGATATATAAATGTCTGTAACATACTGCAACATGCATCTTGTAAATGAAATCTGGGAAAACTACTATAGAATTTAACTTTACCTTGAAATCTAAAAGCTTCAATAAAGTATCACagaacacttttattttttgacaCAGGTGAATCTATCCTCAATGGCAGAACCTGCTACGTCTGAAACATTGAGTTTTGTGTTGTGTGAATTCATGCTCGATTGAAGCCACTTTGCATTCAGTTGAACTTTCTTTTCAATCACCAATTTTCGTCTGTCTAAGCTTTTTATATTGTAGAAACAAAACATATGAATCCACTGAGAAAGACCTCTTCATTTTGGgttcattttcatcatcaaattcttGTGTCTGTGTATCAGCATCAGAAGCACGACTAATTGGAGCTGAATAATCACCATTCACCTCACCAAATTCAGACAAAATTTCAATTCCATCACCACTAGAATCTTCATTACCAACCCTCAAAACACCACTACCATTGCATTCTTCCATGTCCTGGATCATATCAGAAAGACTTGAATCAGACTCAGTTTCACCATCAGCACTGACAGCATCATGAACAATAGGGGTGCGGCACAAGGGACAGGTTTTATGTGTCCTCAACCAGGCATCAATGCAAGGGAGGTGGAAAGCATGGCTACACTTTGGCAACAGTCTCAGACTCTCTTCTTGTTGAAACTCACCGAGGCAAACAAGACACTCAGTTTCTTTAACCAAAACTTCGTTATTTCTGTATCTGTAAACTGTGATGGAGTCTATGGTTGATTGCTGGAGACCCTCTGTGGGGCTGAGCCGTATGGAGTGCTGCCTGATAACATGCTCCTGTTCCTCGTCATCGGAAAAGGGAGGAGA comes from the Vigna radiata var. radiata cultivar VC1973A chromosome 2, Vradiata_ver6, whole genome shotgun sequence genome and includes:
- the LOC106753422 gene encoding RING-H2 finger protein ATL54, which encodes MNRRIQTSYSPIASPLPSVTPRSFPWFSPPLLDGEHDHLNLASIIIIGLGSTACVIMFLITLSKILKIYYLNRYNVSRRNPPILFDVRGDSPPFSDDEEQEHVIRQHSIRLSPTEGLQQSTIDSITVYRYRNNEVLVKETECLVCLGEFQQEESLRLLPKCSHAFHLPCIDAWLRTHKTCPLCRTPIVHDAVSADGETESDSSLSDMIQDMEECNGSGVLRVGNEDSSGDGIEILSEFGEVNGDYSAPISRASDADTQTQEFDDENEPKMKRSFSVDSYVLFLQYKKLRQTKIGD